GAACCACTGCTCCGGATATTTCCTTACATATCTTTCCAGCACGGCTGACCAGTTCTCGGTATTTTTCTTTACATCTGATTCAAAATCCCCCGTTTTCACAAGCGGGAGCTCCGGTTCGATATGAAGAGTAAAAGTATTGTCCTTTTCCCTTACGATGAAAGACGTTATTATTGCTGCTTTTGTCTTGAGCGCCATTACGGCGGGGCCCCTGTTCGTGGAAGCCGGCCTTCCAAAGAAATCAATGAAAACGCCTTCCCCGTGCGCATCCTGATCCGCCAGAAAGCCCACCATACCTTTATTTTTCAACGCACGAAATATTTCTTTTACTGCATTTCCTGTAAAAATAATGCGTATACCTGCGTTTGTCCTGTATTTTGTGATTACTTTATCGGTTAGACTGTTACTTTGTGGAAAAGCTATCACGGTACTGGACCCATACTCTGTGTAACGGGCGCCCATAAGTTCCCAGTTGCCGAAATGCGAAACGATAACAATCACGCCTTTACCTTTATTTAGCGCGGCTTTAAGATACTCTTCACCCTGCACTTTTATAAGTTTCTTGATTTTCTCCGGAGATAATTTGGGAAGATATAAGAACTCGGCAAGACCCCGCCCCATATTATCGTAAACTTTTTTAATTATACTCTCTAGCTCCGTCTCGCTTTTTTCAGGAAATGACGGTTTTAAATTATCAAACGCTATAGTCCGGTGTTTTTTATCAAAAAGATAAAGAACCTTCCCAAAAAAAGCTCCTATCCCGGAAGCAGTACTGTACGGCAACCGTCTGAGTATAAAGCCGGTTGTGACAAAAAATATGTACTCTAAAAAATGAAATATTTTCCTCATATATTATTTATGGCGAGTATGCCGCAGAAAACCACGGAGGTAACTCCGTGGATGAATGCGGCATGAATAATAAATTGAATTCCATTCGCCGAAACTCCGGACGTAAGTCCGCAGAGGTTCATTTTATCCTGCAACTCTTTTTCGCCTTTCAATATTTTTAATTCCACATTTAAGGCATAGATCTTCTTTGATAATCCGGTTTTGTCAAGTAACTCAAGCTTAACTGCGTCTTTTTCCGTAGTTATAACAATATCGAATAAAGAAGAATTTTCATTTATTGTTTTTATATCTCTTTCAGAATATGAATAATGATCAGGATAAGACAACCATGTTATGCTCCCTGGGTTTAGACCGGAAATAACTTTTCCAAAATACTTAGGATTACCTATTGCAGACAAAGCCAATACTTTTTTCCCGCCAACCGAAGAAAGCGGAAGCTTGTCATTGTTATCGAAAATATTGTAAAGTTCATACGGTTCATAAATGCTTTCCGCTATTTTCGCATGATCATTCCATTTTTGAATTACCGCCAAAAGCTCTTTCATATTAACGGCGTCATTAGTTTTTGTAAGTATTATCATATCCGCATCCGCCAGGTTTTCCATCTTTTCCCTTAGAATTCCCGCAGGCAAAAGCTTTCCATTCCCGAAAGGATTTGAAGCATCAATAACAAGAAGCTCCAGATTGCGATATAGAGAATGTCTTCTCTGAAAACCATCGTCTAAAACACAAAACTGCACGCCATATTTTTCTATTGCGTACAAACCGCCCTTATACCTGTTAACCGCGGCAATTACAGGCACATTTGTTTTTCTTGCCAGTAATACCGCTTCATCCCCGCATTCCTTAGGGCTGCTTTCAGGTTTTACATCGAGAAGTTCCGCCTTATTCTCACGCTTATAACCTCTGGTAAGTATTGCCGCTTTTCCTGTTTTTGAAAGTTGTTTTACCACATATTCGGTTACAGGAGTCTTCCCTGTCCCTCCTGCTGTAATATTTCCCACGCTGATGACTTTGCATTGTAAACTCTTAAGCTTAAGTACGCCCAATTTATAAAGCGCTTCTTTTATTTTAAGCCCCAGTAGGTAAACCATAGCCAAAATACTTTTCATTTAAATCATCCTCTTTGAAACATTATAGACTTTTAAAGACTTTTACGGACCTTTGGACTGTCTTTTAAAATATCACCTGAAAATAGTAATCAAATTTAATATCTTTTATTTCCTTTTTTTCTTCAGGTATTTTTGGGGCAGTAAGATAGCTTTTATCTACGAAAAGCTTTCTAAACCAATCCTCCGGAACTTCGCAAAACACCCCGTAAACAACAGCTTCTTTTGTCCAATCTTTTGCCCAGCCGGGAGAGTAAAAATCATACCGCTTCTGCAAACCGCCTTGAGGGGTTCCGTCATCGACAAAAATTGAGGTATCATGAACATCCACTTTTATGAACTGCAAGTCCGTACCTCCCCATTTCAGCGCAACCAGCTTCCAGATATACTTTTGCCTGTTTTGTACAAGCTCGTCGGTCCTTACGACAGGAACACGGCTTTCTTCATCCGAACTTTCAAGTTCTTTTTCAGAATACTGCTTAAATTTTTCATTCCCTTTTCCAAGAGTTTCCTGCAATATAACCTGCTCCCAATAACTCTGTGATATATAAACACCTCTGTCAAAATAGCTCCCGTTAAGTTTTACGGAATAAAAAATCAGTTTGTGTAATCTTACGTCTTTCTTTACTGCAAAAAAATCCGGTTTTCCGGGATAGAACCTGAAATTAAGAACCTTTTTATTTACATCAATAAGTTCTACCACATAACCCAAAATATCAAGATCCCTGCTGTCCGGATAAAGATCAAAAACATAAAACCCTCTATACTCCCGGATATTCGGAAGTTTTTCAAAGGGCTTATAATAACCGGAGGCATAATAACCTTCATGTCCGTAGTCATACCTATCAAGCAGGTATTTAAAGCCCGGCACTTTTTCCGCCTCAGGAGAGGTAAGACCCCTGCCTCTTGTTTTTAACAGAGCTGTATCCTTAATATCTTTATTGTTCCCGCAGGACAGAAAAAAGATCAAAAGAAAAATAGAACCACCCTGAATAATTATTTTTTTCATTTATTTAACGCCTTCTTAGCCATCAGTATATTTTCTTTAACCCTAGGATAGTCCGGCTTCAAAGAGTAAACAATCTCCCACTCCCGCAGGGCTTCAGTATACATATTTTTCTTATAATATATTACTCCGATATTATGGTGGGATTCCACCTTGGAGTGATCAAATCCGGCTGCTTTTTTATATTCAATAAGCGCCCTGTCAAGATCCCCGATATTTTCGTAGGCTACGCCAAGATTATTACACGCATCGGAATTGCCCGGATTCAGAGCCAGCGCTTTGTTGTAGTATTCAACGGCTTTTTTAAATTCTTTTTTCTGATGATAAAGTATTCCCATATTAGCAAAGGGTTCGGAATAATCAGGCCTGAGCGCTATTGCATTTTCATAAGCTTTTATTGCCAATACATCCTTGTTTTGTATGGCATAGATTGTCCCGATACCGTTATATGCTTCGGCATAATTGGGATTAAAACCCAGGGCTTTATTGTAGAATTCCAGCGCCTTATCGTAATCCCCCTGCTGGTAGTAAATCACGCCCATATTAGTATAATCTCTTGCAGAAGAAGGACTGTTACTCACAGATTTTTGCGTATACTTTATCGCCCGTTCTTTATCCCCCATACCCATAAAGATTACGCCTAGATTATTTGGAACCCATTCGGAGTCATAGCCCGCCAGCCCGCATTTTTCATAAGCTTCAATTGCTTTTTCCTTAGCCCCTATTTTCATGTAATATTCACCATAAGCATAGTAATACTGCGCCACAACATCTCTAAGGAGATAATCCTTATGGTAATTCTCAGAGCCGGAAAGATCATATCTTAGTCCGGGATCTGCCGGTTTTCCGGGCTCGCCTTTTACAAGTTTTAAAAGTATCCCATGCTGTTCTTTTCTGAAATCCTGGAACAGGTAATCTTTACTTCCTATTATGGGAATATATACCGGCCTGGAAGTTTCCGAAACTATATCCCTGTGCATCTTATTCCGGAGAACATCCCTGTCTCTTCTCGGCATTTTAAGAAAATCTTCGCCATAAATATTTTTAAAGACAATTCCTATTTCATCGTAAATCGTAACATCCGGACGGAGTTTATCTACATATTTAAGGTAACCAAGAACGAACATCTGATTATCTCCCTCGCAGAAAAATATTGCATTTTTTTCCAGAGATTTTAAAATATTAATCCCGTAATTATACGCGATCTTATTGTTCCCGAGATTGTTAATTTTAATATTATTTATGAAGGTCGGCAGCAGCAGCAGGGGGATAAACATAAAAGTATATCTTATTTTTCGGGCAATTAACGTATATCCGAATCCCGCGAAAACAGCTATAAAAGCAAAAGCCGGAATGAAAAACACTTCATTGACATAAACATTTTTCGGGTTAATCTCGTAGTTAATCATATACATCATCCCAAAAACGGAAGTTAACAATAAAAGCATGAAGATATAAAATAACTTCTTATCTTTTTTATAAAAAGCGTAAATTCCCGGGAAAGCAAGAAGGAGCGGGAAAATAGTAAAATCAGAACCGAGCCATTTAATAAACACTTTTGTCATGGCATAAAAACTCGAAAATGACCTTGCTAAAGTTGTCAGCTCTCCATATTGTTTCCTGAAGATATGATATAGCATTCTTTCAATGTTATACGGGTTCCCCCAGTTCATCGGCGGATTCGAGTTTGCGCTGACTATCAGATAGAAATAAGAAGAGAGACCGATAAGGGAAAGGGAAAGTATCTTTAATACCGTAACCAGCTTTAACCAATCTTTTCTTGCAAGATAAATATACAGCAATAACCCCGGAAAAACAACTGCCACAGTATGGTGATTGGCCAGAGAAAAGCCAAGAAGTATCCCGAATAAATATTTTTTATTATACTGCACCGCAAGTATAAGGCTGAAGATAAAAAGAATATTTAAAGTATAGATTCCGCCTTTGGAATGAAGCGCCTGCACCCAGAAAGTCTCGCCCAACAGCATCATAAAAGAAGTGAA
The window above is part of the Candidatus Firestonebacteria bacterium RIFOXYD2_FULL_39_29 genome. Proteins encoded here:
- a CDS encoding tetraacyldisaccharide 4'-kinase codes for the protein MKSILAMVYLLGLKIKEALYKLGVLKLKSLQCKVISVGNITAGGTGKTPVTEYVVKQLSKTGKAAILTRGYKRENKAELLDVKPESSPKECGDEAVLLARKTNVPVIAAVNRYKGGLYAIEKYGVQFCVLDDGFQRRHSLYRNLELLVIDASNPFGNGKLLPAGILREKMENLADADMIILTKTNDAVNMKELLAVIQKWNDHAKIAESIYEPYELYNIFDNNDKLPLSSVGGKKVLALSAIGNPKYFGKVISGLNPGSITWLSYPDHYSYSERDIKTINENSSLFDIVITTEKDAVKLELLDKTGLSKKIYALNVELKILKGEKELQDKMNLCGLTSGVSANGIQFIIHAAFIHGVTSVVFCGILAINNI